The Pristis pectinata isolate sPriPec2 chromosome 16, sPriPec2.1.pri, whole genome shotgun sequence region CGTGCACTATACTTCCTTTCCAACTGTAAAGAAAACATACAATTAAAACACTCCCGAACAGTTGATGCTCaccaaaatgtttttgtttgtagAAAACTTACACTTTATTAATGGTCCACAATCTGTTCATAATACCAAAATGTGCAAAATGTTTAATACCACAATCTAATTACTTATCTGTTCAATTATCTTATTGGTATGACCATCTGTAAAGAGCAAGAGCCAAGGAGAATTTTAATTAAGGCATGTAGCAGAGCAGCTTAATAGTTTGTTTACATTAAAGCAGCTATTTAGCAGTGTCTGTCATTTCAGAGGTATACCAAATCACTTATTTTTGAACATTATTGTATATACACAAAACATTATACACGAGTCTTTAAGTTTAAAATTCTGCAACACGGGGTTCATTCACTGCTCACTTCTCACACATTAAGCTGGAGTGGTAATATTTCGACATTGAGGATTAAGATTGAAATAAGCCAATTGAAACATTACCACAATGTTTCAGCCAAAAACTTGGTAATGTATACAATAGAGGGAGAAATCCGATTTGCAGGTCACtgaaaaaaatctgaagaaattTACCTTCAAGGTTGCCTCTAGTACACCAAATTTCAACACTTGTGGAAATATGGTCtgcataagacaataaaaagTGAGATGTGAACGAGCCTGATGGTCAATTCAGGAATGCCAGGACTACACATCATGTACTTGAAATGTGGCAAACATCTCAATTACACTAATACACACATGCCATGGTAGATTCAAATACAAATACTCTAGCTTTTATACAAACACCCACCATGGGACTCAATCACAAATTTTAACTTTTCAGTGTCTGTCTCATAACCACTGGCATCGTTACCAACCAGAATAACCATGCAATTAATTTTCAGCATATGCTACTCATGTTCACAGTAGTAATTAGGATGTACATCTTTCATCTTCCAAGCAATTTCATATTTAATGATGGTACTGGAATCTACATGCATTCAACCAGATTGGTGTTTAATACCCAACTGCCAGGATACAATGGACATCCAGACTATTGACAATCATTCAACAAAGCAATTCTATAGCTTACACACTCTTATTTCCTACTATTATATATTATCAGTTTCCCCATATTTTTGATATACATGATCCAAAAACGGctaattttcatattttctcaagACAACAGAACTATATACTGACTACTTACAATTTTTCCTCAGATTAAGTACTGGCACCCTATATTTTACAGGGCAGGTGGAGCTCAGCTTCCAGTACTGGCATGAGGTATATTACTTTACTTTTCTATGAGCCCTTGATACAAAGCTCGGATTAAAAATGCTATACTTTCAAtacactggtttaaaaaaaaagtgaaatgcagCTATACCTGTTACAAATAAATATGGAGTGAAAAATGCTTGGTTGCAGACTTGATGGTCTAAGTTTTATGTGTGGCGCAGCTGTAAAAAATGCTGGTGGAAATGATTTGCATTTTGTTGTATTACACCTCCCTATTTTACGGTAGCTAAATAAGGAAAGACTAGAAGCCAGTTAATTTACTTTGCTTTCAAATGCTTTGAGCAAGCAATATTGCAAGTATAATAGAAAATGGTTAACAGTTGACGAGAACCATTTTGCTAGAGTACCCTGAGCAGTGGTGGAAGCCTCTTAGCAGAACTGTTTTGACAAAAGCAACAACGTAATGTCACAACTTTGCTGAGATTAATGCAATTTCACAGCAGACAAAGCCCAAACATGGtatgaaaaaatatattttttgactATTGAAGTGTGTCTGTAAAGAAAGCAAAAGTTTAACATAAATGCTACATTTTATTTCCCAAGAATATAATATTGGAATTTTCCCCCCCAGTTGAACCAATGACAATTATCATTAACATTGCAATTATGAAATAAGTATACTGGGGCTGAAGGATGTCTGTTTTTTTGAACACAACTCTAAGGTGAACATTAAAAGAACTCAAAGTACACCACCACCCCAGCTGGCcctacacagacacacatacaaacagacacacacacaccctgacccACCcttatttggcatttctactgCTTTCTCCTGAATATTCAAGGCCCTGAGATTTGAATGTTATACTCCTGGGACCAAGGGATTATAACAAACCCTAGTGCATCATCATCTTATCCTTATAAGCTCCAGTCTTATAAATTGTTTGCTTCTTAAGACATGGACCCTCTTGCTTTTTGAAACATGCTTTACTGTATAATACATTATCCTCTAGGGTAGTTGTCAATGGAAGCATGCCCTATAGCAGAAGTAAGCCCCAGCTGTAAGAGCAGCGAGTACACATACATTAACCATAAAAGGTTTCCAAAGTAACCATGaattttcctccttcaccacctcctcgtCCTTTTCACTTCTTTCTGGATTATCCTGTTCACTTGTCTGTATGGGCAGAGATGCGTTCTCTCCAATGTGCCTTTTCCGAAGTTCTGGTTCTGAACTGAAAAGAAGAACGGCAACCATTACTGACAGCTGCACATACTTTTCTTCTTAGGTGGTTCCCTTGTGATCAGTGATGACTTACTTTCACTCCGATTTTGTGAATTCTAAGGTAGCCAATGAGACCAATCTGGGTGGATGAGGCACATAGAGGTGATGGGTAGTTTGAGGGGTAACTGATTGTGACATAAAATGTAAGATCTTGAAGGTCACATGGTATTAATAAAAattattgtattttgttttaactcATTGATAGGtgcatacaatttttttttgttagtatGGATCAAAATCAAAATTATCCCAATGGAACGACTTCCTCTGTGCCATCAGGTttgtgaacagtccatgaaacccatcaataccacctcgttattcctttcttctcttcccccccaaactatttttgtaacttatagtaattttatctctttgtactgtactgctgccacaaaataacaaacttcatgacatacaagttagtgataataaatctgattaaaaaaaagcagttgaACAGCTACTGGCTGTTCCCACAGCACAACATTAGGATCAACTTTGCAACGAAACTACTTTGGTTCCTATCCCAAGGATCCTACAAAAAAGTTTTTTGAAAAGCATTTACTTGTCTATTGCCAGAATATACCATGCACAAGAATTTGAATACGTTAACTTGGAgccaattttttaaatattatagtTAGTAGAAAATTGTTAATGTAAAACAGTTTATTCCATATGGTATACAAATAATACATCATTCGtataatatttttaatacaatTGTAGGTAGCATTACTTGTGGTTACTTAAACTATTCTTAAAACAATAAACTGAAAATTAGATTTTGATATTCATAAGGTTTGCAACAGGACGGAGTTTTTAAAATTCTGGCAATGTGATCAGACGGAAGATCTCATGTCACTCCCAACAGGAGCAGTTTATTGTTACTGTACTACCATGAAAAATAGAAAACCACAAACAAACTTGCTTCATCAGCAATCAGGCTTTCAACTTGCTTCTTCCAAGAAGTCTTTAATATTTATCCCAAGAATATTAAGAGCATTTAAAACCCCTAAAAGTAACAGCAAAGTTTTTATACTGTAATAAAAATAGTAGTTTTCATTACAATATGGTACAATCAACTGTGATCTCCCTCCACTATAGTTAACAGGACTTTCACTTCTGTCAGCATTCTGAAAGAACAGCCTATTTATGTTATGGTTCAATGTTCAATCCCCATCGACACCTACTTCCCTTGTCATGACTACTTCCCATATAGCCATAGGAGAAACAACATCTGCCTTTTTATCTCTTCAATTTGCACCATTGATGGACACAAACATGTTTTCAGATGAAGCAATGGTTCACTTGTAACTTTTCAAATTTTGTATACCACACTTAGTGGACATGTAGTTTCTTCTGCACTGCAGAAGTCAAAAGCaagttgggtgactgcttcaaaGAACACTTTTGTTCAGTCTGCAAAGGTGATCCCCAGCTTCCAGCTGCCTTTCAGTTTACTTCTTCACCCCACTTAGACCTCTCTCCTTGACCTCTTTCACTGTTCCAAAGAGACTCAACAGAAACCCATGGAATAGTATTTCCACATTAAAGCCTTCATGACTTAGGTGAGGAGGTCAACAATTTCCGGTTACCAGTCTATCCAGAACTGACCAGTTGGTAAGAAAGGTgatcaactgaaacattaactgttccacttctacagatgctgcctgacctgctgagtatttccagcaatttgcatTTTTTCTCCAAATTTACAGCTTCAGTGTTTTGCTTCTTCAGAGTGTTGCTTATAGTTCCAGTACTGTTATCATCTTTTCACCCCTTCTTCCCTCCAATTTCACTTGAATCTTTTTTTACATCTCCAAGCACATCTGTAATAAagcagccttcaccaccctcttgcagGCTAGCACAGCCATTTCTATCATTGTTCCTCTTGGTCTCCCAAACATTCCCATCTTTCCCACCTTGTcctttttctctgcaacttaaaagatgTTTAATTATGAGGTTtgttcagttttgatgaaaggtcatacaCCCACAACTTTgtcaggttgggggggggtggggggtggcgtgGAGTGGCTGAGAGGTATAAACACACAGATGTGTATGGAGGGAGAGCATGacatgtgggttacctgaaaatagAAAATTCAACACTCATACCAGTGGGTTGTAAGCTACCTAAGTGGAATGAGATGCTGTTCAGTGTAGGTGCTCCACAACACATTGCCTAGTCTACATttggtttcaccagtgtagaggaggccacatcacaaGCACTAAATGTAGCAGACCAGATTGGAAGAGGTGCCCGTGAATCTCTAACTCACCTTGAGGGGCTGGGGATGGTGAAGGGCTGGATGTTATAACGCCTTCAGTTCTAGggaaaagtgccaggggatggaaCAGCAGACCAGGTGTCCTGTTCAGAAAGTAgttcctgtggaaagcagaaaagttgggagaggggaaggtgtgacaGGTGGTGGGATTGCGTTTAAACcggcagaaatggcagaggatgtGTTGGTTGTGAAGGATGGTGGGGTGAATTGTGAGTATTATGGGAATACTACTGCTGTTCTGCCtggggctccatcaactatggcagaggggtaGCAACACTTctggaaggaggacatttcagaagctctAGAACCGAAGGCTTCACCTTGAGAATAGAAGACGAGACCCATCAGCTAcaagcctctatcccaccccttACGCCCTGCCCCATACTGACAACCTTTCCtgttctctctcagtcctgatacagggtcttgacccaaaacattgacttgcacattttgcctccacagatactgcttgacccatcaagttcttccagcattgtttttgttttacctttacCATAATTTTTGTTCAAAGAATGCAAAAGCTTTCAATTAGGATGCCCAGTACATATTTTCTACAATCCTCCCAATCTAATTACCTGCATTTCAACTGGGAATGGAGACTTTCAGAAATAAGAAATTATCTTTGTTACAATCAGAATCCTTGATTCAACAAATTCAAGGTGATAGTTTGTACTTTAGAAATCTAGAGGTTCATTAGCAAACATACTCAAGATTGCTGCTCAATGTCCCCAATTTAACACTTACTATGCATTAGTAACTTAACTTTTTCCCTCATAAATATTAACAAATTTGAGTTATTTAAATGTGAAGGAGTATTCAAAAGCATGATATCATTCCTGGAAGGAAAAGAAGTCCTGGCCACTGGAACAATTTTAAACTGCTTTACAACTAATGAGGGACAAATTATCTTTATAAATACCTTTCTGCTTGCGACTTTGTAAGTTGGTTCACTTTGCCATCGGGGATATCTTCCATTTTTTGTTCACATGTTCTCTCATCTGGGTCTGTAAAACATATCCTCTGATCTGGCGTTTTTCCATTGGGTGTTTCTGTTGCACGTTTTGGAGGTCTCGGAGGTGGAGGACTATGCTCTGGTGGTGGTGCAAGGTCTTCATTGGAAAGCTCTTTCCATTGTTCCTTAATTACAGAGGGAAGAGTTTTACAAGGTAATTAAGTCAGCTAACTACTCAAATAATGTTCTTCCCTCTATTTTCCCCCATTGTAACACAAGTGTGCCATATCAATACGATAAAGTCCACATTGATAAAAGGTGAAGCATCAGTTTGAACCTGTGGTCAGCCTTCTACAAAGCTTACAAACTTGTAACCCTTACAAACTCCAACTACAAACCAATAATGCTTACAAAACAAGAATTACTTATTTATTACATCAATCTTGTCTCGAGTGAGACTTAGATTACAGCCCTTACGTGAAATTATGGACAACTTTGTTGTGAGGATCAAAGTAATTCAGGAAACTAGCAGACACTTCaaacttattttaaaactattacaactacaggaaaaagaaaacacataCATTCCATATTCTTTGTTAAATTTGTAGTCAACTTAATTGAAAGCCAGGGATTTGGTGAGTTTTCACTTCTGCTGCACCAGGAGTGAATGCTGAGCAGAAACTAGCCACTTCATTTACTTAGCTTCGCAGAGAGAGCATTTCCAGGGCACTTTGCACAACCTCAATGTTACTTtagtttacagtcaatgaagtgcttttaaaGTGTACTTGAAGTAATGGAGGGAACCTGGTAGTCAAGCAGAATACACCAAGTTCCCTCAAACACCAATGTGATGTTGGCCAGTGACAAAATGTATAGGAAACTGGAAATAATGCTTTCTTTAATATGGTACCATGTCACCTGAGGGGTTAGAAGAGTTCTTGATACGATGCATCATCGGCAACGTAACACTTACTGCAGTATAGCACCCCTTGAGTACTGAAGTGGAATGTcaacttggattattgtgttcaagtTTTCAAACTGAACATGAATTCACAAGCTTTTAACTCTGGTGAGCAGGCAATCAACTGAACCAAAATTTACATGCATATTACTGAAAAACCATCATAACACTGGTCAAAGTTGTAAGCAATAGATTTTGACTACTTTTGAGTTTAGGAAGCTGTATCCAACTCCAGACCCAAGCACATCTCAATGCACTGGAGAGTGTGCGCAGCATGGTTGAAGATGTTGACTTTCAGGTAGCTTATTAATGTAAAATCCTCATCTGTCTATTTAGCTGCATGCAAGAGGTTCCACATGACTATTCAAAGACAGCCAAAATTGTTGGTTATCtaataaaaattgtaaattacTTTGTGTCATTTGTAGGACCTTCCTATACATAAACCGGCTGTTGTAATTGCTGAAATATTACTAAAATGGTTGAGGatatctatggaattctctgcccaggaaaggagtagaggctaccacattaaatatatttaagacacagttagatagatttctgcatagtagaggaattaagggttatggggaaaaggcaggtagatggatctgagtccacagccagatcagccacgatcttattgaatggcagagcacactcaacgggccagatggtctactcctgctcctacttcttgtgTTCGTATATGCAAGTTTCTACATTAACGCAAGCTCTTCGGTTACAGTCAAATCAATAAACAAAACTGGAATGCTCACttgtacagaggggtctcccaTGATGAATTTTGCCCCTTCAATAATAGCCATGTAGGAGAAACGCATTTGATCAGCTGTTTGAATGAGACCCATACGATATTTTCTCATCTCTAGTAAAACTTGTTTAACATCCACAGATAAAGGTTCTTTCCGTTTATCCatctgtcaaaaaaaaattaaattgatatTGAAGAAAATTACAATAGAGTGCTCAGTTAGTTTCTATAACATTTGAGTTTGATGGGAGATGGGCCAACAGGATGAAACACCCAATTCTGAATAGCTGGACAATCACTGACAACCATATTAATCAATGCCCTCAAAATGGCATTTGTATAATTCGCACAATTTTTAAATGGatcttaaattttaaaactaGGTTTCCGTAACCATGCACCCACATTCAGTAactgaactgaaatgaggagaatgaCCCAGTTGTCTGGGGACTAGTGCATGCTTCTGATACAAGCTGCTAAAGGTCCTATTGCATTAAGAAGTTGCTCATGTGTTTCAGAGGAATCATACAAATTCTGGGTGCAATTATCCTCAAATATTTGTAACTTTCAGGCTGTGCTTTAAAGACTTACAAAGCATTAATTACAGTCACAAAACATGACACAAATTGCAAACATTGTAGAAATAAATATTCACTTGCTGGAATCATCATCTTCTTTGCAGTCCCTcaaattgaggatgacttgttcctCGACTTGACTAAAGTGGGGACCagaggctcttccacagatggaagaGCAGTTGTCTGATAGGGAGACAGATGGATTGTTTGAGATGGTGTACTTCTGCTGTTCATGCAGGGCTTCTCTCTACTTCTAATGCACAGcttaaggttctcaatgccatccaaatgctccttctctactctgagcagtcatgggcc contains the following coding sequences:
- the LOC127578834 gene encoding tyrosine-protein phosphatase non-receptor type 1-like isoform X2 → MEEAQRSYILTQGPLPNTCGHFWEMVWEQKSRGVVMLNRLIEKGSVKCAQYWPSKEDVDMIFPDTQFKLTLISEDVKSYYTVRQLEVENLATKETREILHFHYTTWPDFGVPESPASFLNFLFKVRESGSLNPEHGPITVHCSAGIGRSGTFSLVDTCLLLMDKRKEPLSVDVKQVLLEMRKYRMGLIQTADQMRFSYMAIIEGAKFIMGDPSVQEQWKELSNEDLAPPPEHSPPPPRPPKRATETPNGKTPDQRICFTDPDERTCEQKMEDIPDGKVNQLTKSQAESSEPELRKRHIGENASLPIQTSEQDNPERSEKDEEVVKEENSWLLWKPFMVNVCVLAALTAGAYFCYRACFH